One window of the Pedobacter ginsengisoli genome contains the following:
- a CDS encoding RNA polymerase sigma-70 factor has translation MSVIENQQQFISLFSRHYKFLCMIAMHYVHDAATAEDIVQDFFIDYWENRRGTLIKVSFEAYSARAVKNKSISVIRSQHTQEKRLNQFGNETYTEIEEDSTGFDKDALQMEVLRLIEQLPAERKKILLMSSRDRLSNQEIADQLGISINTVKSQIYKSYNFIRENVNLRQPSNNGDDTVSILSNTAILLALLSVS, from the coding sequence ATGAGTGTTATCGAAAATCAGCAGCAGTTTATAAGTTTGTTCAGCAGGCATTATAAATTCCTATGCATGATTGCGATGCACTATGTGCATGATGCAGCTACAGCTGAAGACATTGTACAGGATTTTTTTATTGATTATTGGGAAAACAGAAGGGGTACACTCATAAAAGTTAGTTTTGAAGCATACTCAGCACGTGCGGTTAAAAACAAAAGTATATCCGTTATCAGGAGTCAGCATACACAAGAAAAACGGCTTAACCAATTTGGGAACGAAACCTATACTGAAATTGAGGAGGATAGCACAGGATTTGATAAAGATGCACTGCAAATGGAAGTGCTCAGGTTAATTGAGCAATTGCCCGCCGAACGAAAAAAAATCCTGCTTATGAGCTCCAGAGATAGATTAAGCAATCAGGAAATTGCAGATCAACTAGGTATCTCTATCAATACTGTGAAGTCGCAAATCTATAAGTCTTACAACTTTATACGTGAAAACGTTAACCTGCGTCAACCATCGAATAATGGTGACGATACGGTTTCTATACTAAGTAATACCGCAATTTTATTAGCCTTATTATCAGTTAGTTAA
- a CDS encoding RES family NAD+ phosphorylase — MTLSTDDLKQEQVLACSECFRDQGLKLAAQRCGHPLNVNCPRCGSDSGVTLYKSDLEELSHSFFVNGSRIRTDCGGSVAIKYNEHHNGIGDIDFPEPLAEDAKIIAELLQIGFFLYPPRLWMVGEIEPLKSLQVLEERDSIIQRIIQEFPVTVLTKDTCFYRLRANPANQMNALEYDSAPDEHLAKGRLDSKELPILYGSFDIEACLHECRVTLEQELYLCTMAVAKDLKLLDLTAWITEDVTEFESLSLAIRMLFRAPAHSYEIIRAIALAAKNHGFDGLVYPSYFSQIHASQDVVKNIGLFGRPVKEGTVVSTCINRIVLKKVVYDYHFGPGDF, encoded by the coding sequence ATGACGCTCTCTACTGACGATTTAAAACAAGAACAAGTCCTAGCTTGTTCGGAGTGCTTCCGAGATCAAGGATTAAAACTTGCAGCGCAACGTTGTGGTCACCCACTAAATGTCAATTGCCCGCGATGTGGATCTGATTCAGGTGTTACACTCTATAAATCAGACTTAGAGGAGCTGAGTCATTCATTTTTTGTTAATGGTTCCCGGATTAGAACTGATTGTGGAGGTTCTGTTGCAATAAAGTATAACGAACATCACAATGGTATTGGTGATATAGACTTCCCAGAACCTCTTGCAGAAGATGCAAAAATCATCGCCGAGCTACTTCAGATTGGTTTTTTCTTATATCCGCCACGCTTATGGATGGTTGGTGAAATTGAACCCCTGAAATCTTTGCAGGTTCTTGAAGAAAGAGATTCTATCATCCAAAGGATCATCCAGGAGTTTCCAGTTACCGTACTGACAAAAGATACTTGTTTCTATCGTTTGCGAGCTAATCCCGCAAATCAAATGAATGCTTTAGAATACGACAGTGCACCAGATGAGCATCTGGCCAAAGGTAGATTGGATAGCAAAGAACTACCCATATTGTATGGTTCTTTTGATATCGAAGCTTGCCTTCATGAATGCCGCGTAACATTGGAACAGGAGCTTTATCTGTGTACAATGGCTGTGGCCAAAGACTTAAAACTACTTGATCTTACGGCCTGGATAACAGAAGACGTCACAGAATTCGAAAGTTTAAGTTTAGCAATACGCATGCTTTTTCGTGCCCCCGCACATTCATATGAAATAATCAGGGCGATAGCGCTTGCAGCAAAGAATCATGGATTTGATGGTTTAGTTTATCCTTCCTATTTCAGCCAAATTCATGCTTCTCAAGATGTCGTGAAAAACATTGGCTTATTCGGTAGGCCAGTAAAGGAAGGAACCGTAGTTTCAACCTGTATCAATAGGATTGTCTTAAAGAAAGTTGTTTATGACTATCACTTTGGGCCGGGAGATTTTTAA
- a CDS encoding FecR family protein, with protein sequence MDNHHLYQPDWDKVLSVLNGELPASTVLTADELVLLDELKAIKTSSALYSDVEFDADSKIEAIRKRLNFQEGDQTKSRKLWPKVLIAAAVALMVVSSGIWFLTGNNEIVKQGHDVVVGNDLAPGKNTATLTLSNGSTIVLSDAKTGVVVGAEGLKYNDNSSVISKEESDRLNSTGKGSLPYGRDDGGGRVDEKVNITSVATPRGGTYQITLPDGTKVWLNAASSLSFPSTFQGLGNRKVELSGEAYFEVAKDKKHQFIVATDKQEVEVLGTHFNINSYTDESSTKTTLLEGSVAVRSRDLSSRRDGGAKLDAVVLKPNQQAILKDKGIKVIPVVGETYVDWKEGVFNFRKEELASIMRKVSRWYNVEIVYREVSVDGETYSGYVSRSEKVSGVLNTLAKISKLKFEIEKNKITVSK encoded by the coding sequence ATGGATAATCATCATTTATATCAACCCGATTGGGATAAAGTACTAAGCGTGCTTAATGGCGAATTGCCAGCATCAACAGTTTTAACGGCTGATGAACTGGTATTATTGGATGAGCTAAAGGCAATTAAAACCAGCAGTGCGTTGTATAGCGATGTTGAATTTGATGCAGATTCAAAAATAGAAGCGATCAGGAAACGTCTGAATTTTCAAGAGGGAGATCAAACAAAAAGCAGGAAACTCTGGCCAAAAGTATTGATAGCTGCAGCTGTGGCTTTGATGGTTGTGTCGAGCGGGATTTGGTTTCTGACTGGCAACAATGAGATTGTGAAACAAGGTCATGATGTAGTGGTGGGAAATGACTTAGCACCGGGGAAAAACACGGCTACTTTAACATTGAGTAATGGTAGTACGATTGTGTTAAGCGATGCGAAGACAGGTGTAGTGGTTGGCGCGGAAGGTTTAAAGTATAATGATAACAGTTCGGTTATTTCGAAAGAAGAAAGCGATCGTTTGAATAGCACAGGCAAGGGCTCTCTCCCATACGGTCGAGATGACGGGGGAGGCCGAGTAGACGAAAAGGTTAATATTACGAGTGTTGCTACACCCAGGGGTGGTACTTATCAAATCACATTGCCGGATGGCACCAAAGTATGGCTAAACGCTGCTTCTTCACTCTCATTCCCATCAACTTTTCAAGGATTAGGTAACCGAAAAGTTGAACTAAGCGGCGAGGCCTACTTTGAGGTTGCAAAAGATAAGAAACATCAGTTTATAGTTGCAACGGATAAACAGGAAGTAGAGGTGTTAGGAACGCACTTTAACATAAATAGTTACACTGATGAGTCGAGTACTAAAACAACTTTGTTGGAAGGTAGTGTAGCGGTTCGTTCAAGAGATCTCTCCTCACGTCGAGATGGCGGTGCCAAACTGGATGCCGTGGTGCTTAAACCCAACCAGCAGGCCATACTTAAGGATAAAGGAATAAAGGTAATTCCGGTGGTTGGAGAAACTTATGTGGATTGGAAGGAGGGGGTGTTTAATTTCCGTAAAGAAGAATTAGCTTCTATCATGCGCAAAGTGTCCAGATGGTATAATGTTGAAATAGTATACCGTGAGGTATCTGTAGATGGAGAAACGTATTCTGGCTATGTGTCGCGTTCGGAAAAAGTATCAGGAGTGTTAAATACACTAGCCAAAATTAGCAAGCTAAAATTTGAAATAGAGAAGAATAAGATTACTGTATCAAAATAA